From one Comamonas piscis genomic stretch:
- a CDS encoding zinc-ribbon domain containing protein, producing MKKKKLSQSADYVPHPRYGSEPIPSDVKGVSTETILRSHWSYRSSDIFPESVLMADTSKQHFNVFPRECYVDMRKTCRNCQRPFIFFAAEQKHWFEVLQFYVDADCVHCPECRVQRTAAKRAFQRYSSLILLANPTQDELQQLVDAAALLHAQGTLKSRERLGQLKNAALRLIPDYPGTLALVEALRNQDAFPATEEGD from the coding sequence ATGAAAAAGAAAAAGCTCAGTCAGTCAGCCGACTATGTACCGCACCCGCGCTATGGGAGTGAACCGATACCATCGGATGTAAAAGGCGTATCAACAGAGACAATTTTGCGGAGCCATTGGTCCTATAGGTCCAGTGACATCTTTCCTGAGTCGGTGCTGATGGCTGATACCAGCAAGCAACATTTCAATGTTTTCCCGCGCGAGTGCTATGTCGACATGCGCAAAACTTGCCGCAACTGCCAACGCCCCTTCATCTTTTTTGCAGCCGAACAAAAACACTGGTTTGAGGTGCTGCAGTTTTACGTAGACGCGGACTGCGTGCATTGCCCTGAATGCCGTGTGCAACGCACCGCCGCCAAACGCGCGTTTCAACGTTATTCCTCTTTGATTCTGCTTGCCAATCCAACCCAAGACGAGCTGCAGCAATTGGTAGATGCAGCCGCTTTGCTACATGCGCAAGGCACGCTAAAGAGTCGTGAACGCTTGGGCCAGCTTAAAAATGCTGCGCTCCGGCTGATTCCAGATTACCCGGGCACCTTGGCCTTGGTCGAGGCGCTGCGAAACCAGGACGCGTTTCCTGCGACTGAGGAAGGCGACTAA
- a CDS encoding YraN family protein produces MVPGEGAETSKLRGQRAEDAALHYLQQQGLRLLARNYRTPGRGGGEIDLVMQERDGTVVFVEVRQRQHSGFGGAGGSIGSSKQGRIILAARHYLASLRHQPACRFDAVLVEQEIVWLQAAFDVPEGG; encoded by the coding sequence ATGGTCCCCGGCGAGGGGGCGGAAACCAGCAAGCTGCGGGGCCAGAGGGCAGAAGATGCCGCGCTCCATTATCTCCAACAACAAGGCCTGCGCCTGCTGGCGCGCAATTACCGCACCCCCGGGCGCGGCGGTGGCGAGATCGACTTGGTGATGCAGGAGCGCGATGGCACCGTCGTGTTTGTCGAGGTGCGCCAGCGCCAGCACAGCGGCTTTGGCGGCGCGGGCGGCAGCATTGGCAGCAGCAAACAAGGCCGCATTATCTTGGCGGCCCGGCACTACCTGGCCAGCTTGCGCCATCAGCCCGCCTGCCGTTTTGATGCGGTGCTGGTCGAGCAGGAGATCGTCTGGCTGCAAGCGGCCTTTGATGTGCCCGAGGGCGGATGA
- the rsmI gene encoding 16S rRNA (cytidine(1402)-2'-O)-methyltransferase: MSASFTSALQAAQAAAGTQHYPASTLYVVATPIGNLADITLRALHVLELVDAVACEDTRHTHSMLRAYGVGKSGGQLIAVHQHNEAEAAEQVISRLQQGQRIAYVSDAGTPGVSDPGARLAAAVARAGLRVSPLPGASSVTALVSAAGAVGGEGASNGFAFIGFLPTKAQERQQAVAQLAQDPRSLVLLEAPHRIADLAQALAVLQDRPITLGRELTKQFEDIATMPAAEVPAWLAADPHRSKGEFALLLHPQAVQTDGLAEAHRVLALLLAELPTKTAVKLAADISGAPRNALYDTALAWKRDAEQGDD, translated from the coding sequence GTGTCTGCATCTTTCACCTCCGCTTTGCAAGCAGCCCAGGCTGCGGCCGGCACCCAGCACTACCCTGCCTCCACTTTGTATGTGGTGGCCACGCCCATCGGCAATCTGGCCGATATCACCTTGCGCGCGCTGCATGTGCTGGAGCTGGTCGATGCCGTCGCCTGCGAGGACACCCGCCACACCCACAGCATGCTACGTGCCTACGGGGTTGGCAAGTCGGGTGGCCAGCTGATTGCGGTCCACCAACACAACGAGGCCGAGGCGGCAGAGCAAGTCATCAGCCGCCTGCAGCAAGGCCAGCGCATTGCCTATGTGAGCGATGCCGGCACCCCCGGCGTAAGCGACCCCGGCGCGCGCCTGGCTGCTGCCGTGGCCCGCGCGGGCCTGCGCGTCAGCCCCCTGCCCGGCGCCAGCAGCGTGACGGCGCTGGTCAGTGCCGCCGGTGCGGTGGGGGGCGAAGGCGCCAGCAACGGTTTTGCGTTTATTGGTTTTCTGCCCACCAAGGCGCAAGAGCGCCAGCAGGCGGTGGCGCAGCTGGCGCAAGACCCGCGCAGCTTGGTGCTATTGGAGGCACCCCACCGCATTGCCGACCTGGCCCAGGCACTGGCGGTGCTGCAAGATCGCCCCATCACTTTGGGCCGCGAGCTGACCAAGCAGTTTGAAGACATTGCCACCATGCCGGCCGCCGAGGTACCCGCCTGGCTGGCCGCTGACCCGCACCGCAGCAAGGGCGAGTTTGCGCTGCTGCTGCACCCGCAAGCGGTGCAAACCGATGGCCTGGCCGAGGCCCACCGCGTGCTGGCGCTGCTGCTGGCCGAGCTGCCAACCAAGACGGCCGTCAAGCTGGCCGCCGACATCAGCGGCGCGCCCCGCAATGCACTGTATGACACGGCTTTGGCCTGGAAGCGCGATGCCGAGCAAGGCGATGATTAA
- a CDS encoding type IV pilus twitching motility protein PilT, which yields MDITQLLAFSVKNKASDLHLSAGLPPMIRVHGDVRRINVDPLDHKQVHAMVYDIMSDAQRKQYEEFLEVDFSFEIEGLARFRVNAFNQNRGSGAVFRTIPSKILTLEQLNAPKILAELSLKPRGMVLVTGPTGSGKSTTLAAMVNYLNENEYGHILTVEDPIEFVHESKKCLINQREVGPQTLSFNAALRSALREDPDAILVGEMRDLETIRLAMTAAETGHLVFGTLHTSSAAKTVDRIIDVFPADEKEMVRAMLSESLQAVISQTLCKTKDGQGRVAAHEIMLGTPAIRNLIREAKVAQMYSTIQTSSNMGMQTLDQNLTDLVRRNVISPAEARSKAKTPENFPG from the coding sequence GTGGATATCACCCAATTGCTGGCATTCAGTGTCAAAAACAAAGCGTCTGACTTGCACCTGTCTGCCGGCCTGCCGCCGATGATTCGGGTCCACGGCGATGTGCGCCGCATCAATGTCGATCCGCTGGACCACAAGCAGGTCCACGCCATGGTCTACGACATCATGAGTGACGCCCAGCGCAAGCAGTACGAAGAATTCCTCGAAGTCGACTTCTCGTTCGAGATCGAAGGCCTGGCCCGTTTCCGCGTCAATGCCTTCAACCAGAACCGGGGCTCGGGCGCCGTGTTCCGGACCATTCCGAGCAAGATCCTGACCCTGGAGCAGCTCAACGCGCCCAAGATTCTGGCAGAGCTGTCGCTCAAGCCGCGTGGCATGGTGCTGGTGACGGGCCCTACCGGCTCGGGCAAATCCACCACCTTGGCCGCCATGGTCAATTACCTGAACGAAAACGAGTACGGCCATATTCTGACGGTGGAAGATCCGATCGAATTCGTGCATGAATCGAAAAAGTGCCTGATCAACCAGCGCGAAGTTGGCCCGCAAACGCTGTCGTTCAACGCCGCGCTGCGCTCGGCACTGCGTGAAGACCCGGACGCGATTCTGGTGGGTGAAATGCGCGACCTGGAAACCATCCGCCTGGCGATGACCGCTGCAGAAACCGGCCACTTGGTGTTTGGCACCCTGCACACCTCCAGCGCCGCCAAGACGGTGGACCGGATCATCGACGTGTTCCCCGCCGATGAAAAGGAAATGGTCCGTGCCATGTTGTCAGAATCGCTGCAGGCCGTGATCTCCCAGACGCTATGCAAGACCAAGGACGGCCAGGGCCGGGTCGCCGCCCACGAGATCATGCTCGGCACTCCGGCCATCCGCAATCTGATCCGCGAGGCCAAGGTGGCACAGATGTATTCGACCATCCAGACCAGCAGCAATATGGGCATGCAGACCCTGGACCAGAACCTGACCGACCTGGTGCGCCGCAATGTGATCAGCCCGGCCGAGGCGCGCAGCAAGGCCAAGACGCCGGAGAACTTCCCGGGCTAA
- a CDS encoding pyridoxal-phosphate-dependent aminotransferase family protein, which produces MPGLLPDVDPDGLLEFSVVYTDRALNHMSHRFIGVMGEVLRILKTTYHAHTAVIVPGSGTFGMEAVARQFANQAKVLIVRNGWFSYRWTQIFEEGGLGGSAVICKARPQGTGPQDAWAPCPAEEVAAAIRKDKPQVVFAPHVETASGIVLPDDYIQTISAAAHEVGALMVLDCVASGAIWVDMQKTGVDVLITAPQKGWSGPPCCAMVMFSERARKAIEDTKSSSFSCDLKKWMQIAEGYEKGQHAYHATMPTDSLVQLCEVMQEAEAYGLDKLREEQTQLGQEVRALLQSRGFPSVAAAGFQAPGVVVSFTTDPEIQNSKKFASVGLQTAAGVPLMCDEGPDFKTFRIGLFGLDKWHNVERTVGHLRQALDGLGIKG; this is translated from the coding sequence ATGCCAGGATTGCTACCCGACGTTGACCCCGATGGCCTGTTGGAGTTTTCGGTGGTCTACACCGACCGCGCGCTCAACCACATGTCGCACCGCTTTATCGGTGTGATGGGCGAAGTACTGCGCATCCTCAAGACCACCTACCACGCCCACACGGCGGTGATCGTGCCGGGCAGTGGCACCTTTGGCATGGAGGCAGTGGCCCGCCAGTTTGCCAACCAGGCCAAGGTGCTGATCGTGCGCAATGGCTGGTTCAGCTACCGCTGGACCCAGATTTTTGAAGAAGGTGGCTTGGGCGGCAGCGCGGTGATCTGCAAGGCCCGCCCGCAAGGCACAGGCCCCCAGGATGCCTGGGCGCCTTGCCCGGCCGAAGAGGTGGCAGCCGCCATCCGCAAGGACAAGCCCCAGGTGGTGTTTGCCCCGCATGTCGAGACGGCCAGCGGCATTGTGCTGCCCGATGACTACATCCAGACCATCAGCGCTGCCGCGCATGAGGTGGGCGCCTTGATGGTGCTCGACTGCGTGGCCAGCGGCGCCATCTGGGTGGACATGCAAAAGACCGGTGTCGATGTGCTGATCACCGCGCCGCAAAAGGGCTGGAGCGGCCCGCCTTGCTGCGCAATGGTGATGTTCTCCGAGCGCGCCCGCAAGGCCATCGAGGACACCAAGAGCAGCAGCTTCTCCTGCGATTTGAAGAAGTGGATGCAGATTGCCGAAGGCTACGAAAAGGGCCAGCATGCCTACCACGCCACCATGCCCACCGATTCGCTGGTGCAGCTCTGCGAGGTGATGCAGGAGGCCGAGGCCTATGGCCTGGACAAGCTGCGCGAAGAGCAGACCCAGCTGGGCCAGGAAGTGCGTGCGCTGCTGCAGTCACGTGGCTTCCCCAGCGTGGCGGCTGCGGGCTTTCAGGCGCCTGGCGTGGTCGTCAGCTTCACCACCGACCCCGAAATCCAGAACAGCAAGAAATTTGCCAGCGTGGGCCTGCAGACCGCTGCCGGCGTGCCGCTGATGTGCGACGAGGGTCCGGACTTCAAAACCTTCCGCATCGGCCTGTTTGGTCTCGACAAATGGCACAACGTGGAGCGCACCGTGGGCCATCTGCGCCAGGCGCTGGATGGTTTAGGTATCAAGGGTTAA
- a CDS encoding YggS family pyridoxal phosphate-dependent enzyme — protein MSTIPEKIQQVRLQIDQACRACGRPDNSVQLLAVSKTFGVDAIAEAAEAGQRAFGENYIQEAVEKIRYFAEQDAWKDQGLVWHCIGPIQSNKTRLVAEHFDWVHTVDRLKTAERLSAQRPAQLAPLQICIQVNVDGGSTKSGVAPDEVAALVQQVAQLPQLQLRGVMSIPDVVADFAAQLAVHQRVKAVFDEIAALGLPQLAQWDTISLGMTADLQAAVQAGSTMVRVGSGIFGQRDYGSAH, from the coding sequence ATGAGCACGATTCCCGAAAAAATTCAGCAGGTTCGCCTGCAAATAGACCAGGCCTGCCGCGCCTGTGGTCGGCCTGACAACAGCGTGCAGCTGCTGGCCGTCTCCAAGACCTTTGGGGTGGACGCCATTGCCGAGGCGGCCGAGGCCGGTCAGCGCGCCTTTGGCGAAAACTACATCCAGGAAGCCGTCGAGAAGATCCGCTACTTTGCCGAGCAGGACGCCTGGAAGGACCAGGGCCTGGTCTGGCACTGCATCGGCCCGATCCAGAGCAACAAGACCCGCCTGGTGGCCGAGCACTTTGACTGGGTGCATACGGTGGACCGGCTCAAGACGGCAGAGCGCCTGTCCGCCCAGCGGCCGGCCCAGCTGGCGCCGCTGCAGATCTGCATCCAAGTCAATGTCGATGGCGGCAGCACCAAGTCCGGCGTTGCGCCAGATGAGGTGGCAGCGCTGGTGCAGCAAGTGGCGCAGCTGCCCCAGTTGCAGTTGCGGGGTGTGATGAGCATCCCCGACGTGGTGGCTGACTTTGCCGCACAGCTGGCCGTGCACCAGCGGGTCAAGGCCGTGTTTGACGAGATCGCCGCGCTGGGCCTGCCGCAGCTGGCGCAGTGGGACACCATCTCGCTGGGCATGACCGCCGATCTGCAGGCGGCCGTGCAGGCCGGCTCGACGATGGTGCGCGTGGGCAGCGGCATCTTTGGCCAGCGCGACTACGGCAGCGCCCACTGA
- a CDS encoding NAD(P)-dependent oxidoreductase: MASSIQARSYDSTPSLNLAFLGLGVMGYPMAGHLAQSGHAVTVYNRTAQKAQNWCDEFAATKAAQHAATPREAVANADIVFCCVGNDDDLRSVVLGADGALAGMKPGAIFVDHTTASADVARELYAAAQAKGLHFIDAPVSGGQAGAVNGQLTVMCGGDEAVFNTVKPVAMAFSRACTLLGSSGAGQLAKMVNQICIAGVVQGLSEAIAFGMNAGLDMPQVLDVVSKGAAQSWQMENRGKTMVEGKFDFGFAVDWMRKDLGLVLDEAKRNGSRLPLTALVDQFYADVQQSGGKRWDTSSLITRLNKKA, from the coding sequence ATGGCATCGAGTATTCAAGCGCGCAGCTATGACAGCACCCCCTCCCTGAACCTCGCCTTTCTGGGCCTGGGCGTCATGGGCTACCCCATGGCCGGCCACCTGGCGCAGTCCGGCCACGCCGTCACCGTCTACAACCGCACCGCGCAAAAGGCACAAAACTGGTGCGACGAGTTTGCTGCCACCAAGGCAGCCCAACATGCGGCCACACCGCGCGAGGCCGTCGCCAACGCGGACATCGTGTTCTGCTGCGTCGGCAATGACGATGACCTGCGCTCGGTCGTGCTGGGTGCCGATGGCGCGCTGGCCGGCATGAAGCCCGGTGCCATCTTTGTCGACCACACCACCGCGTCGGCCGATGTGGCGCGCGAGCTGTATGCCGCCGCCCAGGCCAAGGGCCTGCACTTTATCGATGCGCCCGTCTCCGGCGGCCAGGCCGGAGCGGTCAACGGCCAGCTCACCGTCATGTGCGGCGGTGACGAGGCCGTGTTCAACACCGTCAAGCCGGTGGCTATGGCCTTCTCGCGCGCCTGCACCTTGCTGGGCAGCAGCGGCGCGGGCCAGCTGGCCAAGATGGTCAACCAGATCTGTATCGCCGGTGTCGTCCAAGGCCTGTCCGAAGCCATCGCCTTTGGCATGAACGCCGGCCTGGATATGCCCCAGGTGCTGGATGTCGTGAGCAAGGGCGCCGCCCAAAGCTGGCAAATGGAGAACCGGGGCAAGACCATGGTCGAGGGCAAGTTCGACTTCGGCTTTGCGGTGGACTGGATGCGCAAGGACCTGGGTCTGGTGCTGGACGAGGCCAAGCGCAATGGCTCGCGCCTGCCGCTGACTGCCCTGGTTGACCAGTTCTATGCCGATGTGCAGCAGTCGGGTGGCAAGCGCTGGGATACATCGAGCCTGATCACCCGCCTGAACAAGAAGGCCTGA
- a CDS encoding SIS domain-containing protein, whose amino-acid sequence MLEQHIQQHFIDSADLHYQVSQEMSESVASAIHALLACVTSGNKVMCCGNGLSWAQAAQFAAMCISGMERERPELAAMVLDNGALAQAQLGSSLTAEGHAQTLARQVRTLGQPGDLLLVISADGHDRALLGAVDAAHERDMSTVVLTGRTGGLLANALSETDVLMRVPHDRSTRVREVHQLVLHCLIDGIDTQLLGEEE is encoded by the coding sequence ATGCTTGAGCAACACATCCAACAGCACTTTATCGATAGCGCCGATCTCCACTACCAGGTGTCACAGGAGATGAGCGAAAGCGTCGCCAGCGCGATCCACGCGCTGCTCGCCTGTGTCACCAGCGGCAACAAGGTGATGTGCTGCGGCAATGGCCTGTCCTGGGCGCAGGCGGCGCAGTTTGCCGCCATGTGCATCAGCGGCATGGAGCGCGAGCGCCCCGAGCTAGCCGCGATGGTGCTCGACAACGGTGCGCTGGCGCAGGCCCAACTGGGCAGCAGCCTCACCGCCGAAGGCCATGCGCAAACTCTGGCACGCCAGGTGCGAACTTTGGGCCAGCCCGGCGATCTATTGCTGGTTATCAGTGCCGATGGCCATGACCGAGCGCTGCTGGGCGCGGTGGACGCGGCACATGAGCGCGACATGTCGACGGTGGTGTTGACCGGCCGCACAGGTGGCCTGCTGGCCAATGCCCTGAGCGAAACCGATGTACTGATGCGAGTGCCGCATGACCGCAGCACCCGCGTGCGCGAAGTGCACCAGCTGGTGCTGCACTGCCTGATTGACGGAATCGATACCCAATTGTTAGGAGAAGAGGAATGA
- a CDS encoding cyclic nucleotide-binding domain-containing protein — protein sequence MNRLHSASPADDAAEADTGFFLHGFQQASTSEAPYVLWSQRRKAIHAQLLAPADPATALRMVWAQDAALSLLQSPFIDQMVQYLEFYQVPADQTLIQQGELGDYLLIVLSGQVRVDRQLANGQSVHLADTHPGEVLGEMSLFDSSPRFSSCTTSTDCALAVLKADTLDAMMELDASTAAYLLALFTRKLSTRLRQTSARIEP from the coding sequence ATGAACCGCTTGCATTCCGCATCCCCGGCAGACGATGCCGCCGAGGCAGACACCGGCTTCTTCCTCCATGGCTTTCAGCAGGCCAGCACGTCTGAGGCCCCCTATGTACTGTGGAGCCAGCGCCGCAAGGCCATCCACGCCCAGCTTCTCGCGCCGGCCGACCCTGCCACCGCGCTGCGCATGGTCTGGGCCCAGGATGCGGCGCTCTCCCTGCTCCAGTCCCCCTTTATCGACCAGATGGTGCAGTACCTGGAGTTCTACCAGGTGCCGGCCGATCAAACCCTGATCCAGCAAGGCGAGCTGGGTGACTACCTGCTGATTGTGCTCAGCGGCCAGGTGCGGGTGGATCGGCAACTGGCCAATGGCCAATCCGTGCATCTGGCCGATACCCACCCCGGCGAAGTGCTGGGCGAAATGTCGCTGTTTGACAGCAGTCCCCGTTTTTCTTCGTGCACCACGAGCACCGACTGTGCACTGGCTGTCCTGAAGGCCGATACACTGGACGCCATGATGGAGTTGGACGCGTCCACGGCCGCCTATTTGCTGGCCTTGTTCACGCGCAAACTCTCCACGCGGTTGCGGCAGACCAGCGCCCGGATTGAGCCCTGA
- a CDS encoding FKBP-type peptidyl-prolyl cis-trans isomerase: MKALTASALFAAIALTAGFAQAQSKPVTTQSGLVFESIKDGTGASPKKTDTVKVHYKGTFPDSGKEFDSSYKRGEPIEFPLQGVIPCWTEGVQLMKVGGKAKLTCPASIAYGARGAGGVIPPNATLNFEVELLGIKGQ, encoded by the coding sequence ATGAAAGCATTGACTGCCAGCGCCCTGTTCGCTGCCATCGCCCTGACCGCCGGTTTCGCCCAGGCCCAGAGCAAGCCTGTGACGACCCAGAGCGGCCTGGTGTTTGAAAGCATCAAGGATGGCACTGGCGCCAGCCCCAAGAAGACCGACACCGTCAAGGTGCACTACAAAGGCACCTTCCCCGACAGCGGCAAGGAGTTTGACAGCTCCTACAAGCGCGGTGAGCCGATCGAGTTCCCGCTGCAAGGCGTGATCCCCTGCTGGACCGAAGGCGTGCAGCTGATGAAGGTGGGCGGCAAGGCCAAGCTGACCTGCCCAGCCTCCATCGCCTACGGCGCCCGTGGCGCTGGCGGTGTGATCCCGCCCAATGCCACCTTGAACTTTGAAGTGGAACTGCTGGGCATCAAGGGCCAGTAA
- a CDS encoding PilT/PilU family type 4a pilus ATPase, translating into MERDQASKFINDLLKLMVQRNGSDLFITADFPPAIKIDGKVTKVSSQPLSPTHSLTLARSIMSDKQVAEFEKTKECNFAISPAGIGRFRVNAFMQQGHVGLVLRTIPLTLPTIDGLGVPQVLKDLAMSKRGLCIMVGATGSGKSTTLAAMVDWRNENSYGHIITIEDPVEFVHPHKNCVVTQREVGLDTDTWEAALKNTLRQAPDVILMGEIRDRETMEHAVAFAETGHLCLATLHANSANQALDRIINFFPEERRAQLLMDLSLNLRGLVSQRLLSKQDSKGRVAAVEVMLNSPLISDLIFKGEVNEIKEIMKKSRNLGMQTFDQALFDLYEANLITYEDGLRNADSVNDLRLQIKLGSQRAKRSDLAEGTEHLTIV; encoded by the coding sequence ATGGAACGGGATCAGGCCAGTAAGTTCATCAACGACCTGTTGAAGCTGATGGTGCAGCGCAATGGCAGCGATTTGTTCATCACCGCAGACTTTCCACCGGCCATCAAGATCGATGGCAAGGTCACCAAGGTCTCCAGCCAACCGCTGTCGCCCACCCACTCCCTGACCCTGGCCCGCTCGATCATGAGCGACAAGCAGGTCGCCGAGTTCGAAAAAACCAAGGAATGCAATTTCGCGATCTCGCCCGCTGGTATCGGGCGTTTCCGCGTCAACGCCTTCATGCAGCAAGGCCATGTCGGCCTGGTGCTGCGGACCATCCCGCTGACCCTGCCCACCATTGACGGCCTGGGCGTGCCCCAGGTACTCAAGGACCTGGCGATGTCCAAGCGCGGGCTGTGCATCATGGTGGGGGCTACCGGTTCGGGCAAGTCCACCACCTTGGCGGCCATGGTTGATTGGCGCAACGAGAACTCCTACGGCCACATCATCACCATCGAGGACCCGGTGGAATTTGTCCACCCACACAAGAACTGCGTCGTGACCCAGCGCGAAGTGGGCCTGGACACCGACACCTGGGAAGCGGCACTGAAGAACACCTTGCGCCAGGCGCCCGACGTCATCCTGATGGGCGAAATCCGCGACCGCGAAACCATGGAACACGCAGTGGCCTTTGCCGAAACCGGCCACCTCTGCCTGGCCACCCTGCACGCCAACAGTGCCAACCAGGCGCTGGACCGGATCATCAACTTCTTCCCCGAAGAGCGCCGCGCACAGCTGCTGATGGACCTGTCGCTTAACCTGCGCGGCCTGGTGTCGCAGCGCCTGCTGAGCAAGCAGGACAGCAAGGGCCGGGTGGCGGCTGTTGAGGTGATGCTGAACTCGCCCCTGATCTCGGACCTGATCTTCAAGGGCGAGGTCAACGAGATCAAGGAGATCATGAAGAAGAGCCGCAACCTGGGCATGCAGACCTTTGACCAGGCGCTGTTTGACCTCTACGAGGCCAACCTGATCACCTACGAAGACGGGCTGCGCAACGCCGACTCCGTCAACGACCTGCGCCTGCAGATCAAGCTGGGCAGCCAGCGCGCCAAGCGCAGTGATCTGGCCGAGGGCACGGAGCACCTGACAATCGTTTAA
- a CDS encoding BON domain-containing protein, translating into MPVSWKRLTLCLVAAGTVAATVSGCIPLVIGGAAVGGTVMAIDRRTAGIQVEDESIEMRVASAIRERAGNDGHINVTSYNRQVLLTGEAPNEAFKQKAEEAAKSAQNVRSVVNDVGVMFNSSLSQRSTDTLITGKVRASIIDAKDLSSSAIKVLTERNVVYLMGRVTERESKRAAEIARGVANVQKVVRVFEILSEDDLKSLSNNRSTGNAAPVVNDSSAAAISTQPATVVPAPSAAAPAAAPVSSGVTTSPVNTTPVQPINDGFTTKP; encoded by the coding sequence ATGCCTGTGTCTTGGAAGCGATTGACCTTGTGTCTGGTGGCGGCTGGAACGGTCGCTGCGACCGTCTCGGGTTGCATTCCGCTGGTGATCGGCGGCGCTGCCGTCGGCGGCACGGTGATGGCGATTGACCGCCGCACCGCCGGTATCCAGGTGGAAGACGAAAGCATTGAAATGCGCGTGGCCAGCGCCATCCGTGAGCGTGCCGGCAACGACGGGCATATCAATGTCACCAGCTACAACCGCCAGGTGCTGCTGACCGGTGAGGCGCCGAACGAGGCCTTCAAGCAAAAGGCGGAAGAGGCCGCCAAGAGCGCGCAGAACGTGCGCTCCGTCGTCAACGACGTGGGCGTGATGTTCAACTCCAGCCTGTCGCAGCGCTCGACCGATACCCTCATCACCGGCAAGGTGCGCGCGAGCATCATCGATGCCAAGGACCTCAGCTCCAGCGCCATCAAGGTGCTGACCGAGCGCAATGTGGTCTACCTGATGGGCCGCGTGACCGAGCGCGAATCCAAGCGCGCCGCCGAAATCGCCCGGGGCGTCGCCAATGTGCAAAAAGTGGTGCGGGTGTTCGAGATCCTGAGCGAAGACGACCTCAAGTCGCTCAGCAACAACCGCAGCACCGGCAATGCCGCGCCCGTCGTCAACGACAGCAGCGCTGCGGCCATCAGCACCCAGCCCGCGACCGTGGTGCCAGCACCTTCCGCCGCCGCACCCGCTGCGGCGCCGGTGTCTTCCGGTGTGACCACCTCGCCGGTCAACACCACGCCGGTGCAACCGATCAACGATGGTTTTACGACCAAGCCCTGA